GACTTTTGCGGCGCGGTGAAAATGACCCCCATGGGGTTGTTCGCCCATGTGTCGATTCCGCTGCCGAGCGAGTTGCTCAAGGGCCTGGACCGCAACCGCTTCGGCAAGCTGTCGACCACCGGGGTGTGCGGCCAACTGCTGGGCACGCTGGTCCGTCAGCTCGCTGCGGGCGAGCTGGCGCAGTGGTCTTGCGCGCAGGATGGCGAGGGTGTGCCAAGGGCGCTGGTGGCCTTGCTGGCCTCGGTGCTGGAGTACCGTGCGAGCGACCACTCGCCGGGATGGCAGTTGCATGAGGTGCAATCGCTCATTCAGCAACGGCTTGAATCACCCCGGCTGTCTCCGGCGTTGCTGGCCGAAGAGCTGGGCATCTCCAGCCGTCAGCTCTACAGGTTGTTTGAGGCAAGTGGCGACAGTGTCTGCCGCTACATCCTGCGGGAGCGGTTGTCGAAGGCCGCGCAAGACCTGCGCGACCCCGTTTGCGCGCATCGTTCGATCACTGATATTGGCAGCTACTGGGGGTTTGCCGATTCGGCGCATTTTTCCAAGGCGTTCAAGAGGCAGACGGGGCTGACACCGAGCAGTTATAGACATCGTGGGTACTGAGGCTGGGTTGCTGGGGGGCGGGGTGAACGCTTTTTTTGGGGTTTAGTGTGTGCATATCCGTTGCTGCGGTCACGGCGGCTATGGGTTCCGCCCTTACGGCGGGTCACTTTTGGAAAGAGCCCAAAAGTAACCAAAAGGCTCTTGCCCCACCACTCGGCACCTCGCCTAGGCTCGGTGTGCCCGTAATCCGACAGCGTGGTTAACGGGGCGCTCCAGATCAAAAACAAAGCGAGGCGGCCTTAGAGCCGACCTGACCGTTGAGGCGTACGCGGTGCCGCTTCTACTTCCTCAGCCGCTGACGAAGTCAGCAATCTTTTGATCTGGCTTTTGCTTTTGCTTTTGATCTTAGGCGCCCCGTTAAACACGCTGGCCGAACGCAGGCTTGAATCCGTGGGTAACCCGGCAGGACGCCGGGTTAGCCGCCCCGCGCCATGGATGGCGCGTGGCGGCGGCCCACGGATTCAAGCCGGAGTGAGGGCACACCGAGCCTAAGCGAGGTGCCGAGTGTTGGGGCAAGAGCCCTTTTGGTTACTTTTGGGGCTCTTTTCCAAAAGTGACCCGCCGTAAGGGCGGAACCCATAGCCGCCGTGACCGCAGCAACGGATATGTACTCACACCCAAAGAACCTGGTCGGCCCTAAGGCCGCCACGCAAACAAGCACCCCCACCCATCTCAGTAACGAATAATCACCGATTTCAGCTCAGTGTAATCATCGATAAACGCACTGCCGAATTCACGACCAATGCCCGAAGCCTTCACGCCGCCAAACGGCACACTGGGGTCGACAAACGTATGCATGTTGACCCACACCGTGCCCGCTTCGATTTGCGGGATCAGGCGCAGGGCCTTGGACAAGTCGTTGGTCCAGATACTCGCCGTAAGGCCGAACGGGCTGTCGTTCATCAGTTCGACCAGTTCCTCTTCGTCGTCGAACGCAAGCACACACACCACCGGGCCGAAGGTTTCCTCGTGCAGCAGCGGGTCGTCCCTGCCGGTGGCCACGATCAGCGTCGGCTCCACGTAGTAGCCGGCGCGGTCCACGGCGCGCGCGCCGTATACCACCTGGTTGCCTTGCAGGGCTCGGTCGAAAAAGCCGAGGATCTTGTCCAGGTGCGCCTTGTTCGACAGCGGGCCGAACTGGGCATGTTCATCCAGGGGCGAACCGATGACCAGCTGCGACAACGTCGCGACCATTTTCTGGGTGACGTGCCCGATGAGAGAGCGGTGCACGAACAAACGCTCGGGCGATGCACACACCTGGCCCTGATGCACATAGGCTGACTGCACGAAGCGCGCCACGGCGTCATCCACATTGGCGTCGGCCAGCAGCGCGGCGGCGTTCTTGCCGCCCAGTTCCAGGGTGACACGGGTCAGGTCGGCGGCCATGGCGGCCTTGCCCACGGCGATACCGGTGGGTACCGAGCCGGTGAACGACACCTTGCGCACGCCAGGGTGTTCGATCAACTGTTGGCCGACCTGGCCACGGCCATTGACCACATTGATCACGCCCGCCGGAATCCCGGCCTCGATTGCCAGTTCCGCCAGGCGCAACAGGGACAGCGGGGTGTACTCGCTGGGTTTGAGCACCACGGTACAGCCGGTGGTCAGCGCGGCGCCGAGTTTCCACACGCCGATCATCAGCGAGAAATTCCACGGCACGATGGCCGCTACCACGCCTACCGGTTCGCGCAGGGTATAGGCGCTGTACTGCTCGCCGTCCAGGCTGGGAAACGAGGGGCTCATGGTCTGGCCGCCGATCTTGGTCGCCCAGCCGGCGAAATAACGCAGGAACACCGCGCTCTGGCCCACTTCGATATGGCGCGACAGGTTGATCGACTTGCCGGAACTCAGGGTTTCCAACTGCGCCAGTTCTTCGCCATGGGCCTCGATCAGGTCGGCCAGGCGGTTGAGCAGGACACCGCGCTGGTAGGGCGTGACCTGCGCCCAGGCGCCCTTGAAGGCTGCGTTCGCATTGTTGACGGCCAGGTTTACGTCTTCGGCCTGGGCGTCGCGCAGATGGGCGATTGTTTCGCCGGTGCCGGGGTCGACCACGCCGATGCGCTGGGTGGACGCGCTGGTGTGCGCGGCGCCGTCGATGAAGTTGGAGTGGTCGCGGCCCAGGAAGGCAACGACTGAAGGCAGTAAGGCAATGTGCATGGCGGCGCTCCAATGAAAGGTTCGTCGCGCCCGAAGCGCGCTCGAAAGACCTTTGCATTAAAAACGGATGCGCGTTTGCCGGCTTGTGCGAGCCCGCCTGGAACTTGGTTATGCCTGACAGGCAGTGCCGCGCCGGCCTAGGGTTCGCCGAGGTTATCGAACACCGTTTCGAGCATGCGGTTCAGGCGCTGGATCTGCGCTTCGGTCATGCCGGTGAAACTGCGCTTGAACACGTCACCGGTAGCCGCCTGGATGCGTTCAATCGCCTCGCGCCCCTGCGCGGTGATGCGCACCTGGGTGACCCGGCCGTCGTCCTCGCACGGCGCGGTATCCACCAGGCCGTCTTCCTTCATGCGGTAAACCGTCTTGGTGATGGTCGACAGCTTGGCGATAGCATGCGTGGAAATTTCCGAAATACTCGACTGGCCGTTCTCCTTGAGGATGAACAGCACCCGCCAGCGCGGGATGTCCAGGCCGATTTTTTTCAGGGCCTTTTCCATGTACTGGCTGTAGCGGCCATGCACCATGGCGAGCCAGTAGAACGGGAAATCTTCCTTGTGAAAGTCTTCACTGCCGGGGTCGTAGCGGCCTGCGTGTTTCTTGGGTGGGCTCATGGTCTGCTCATGTCGAAGGAGGCGAGTAATCATAGACTTTTCTCGTGAATCCGACACGGGTTTTGACCGCCCTACAGACGCCATTGTGCGCGGAAATATAATTGACAATTCACGTAATATTCGGTGAGTGTGAAAAAAGCAAAGGGCGCATCGGGCGCCCTGATTGCGCATTTTGCACTGAAGGTGACGTGACATGACCCTGGTGATTGAACAGCTTTCCCTTGGCGGCGATGGGCCGACCGTCATGGTCAAGGACACCATCGATATCGCCGGCTCGCCGACCCGCGCATCCAGCCAGGCCCTGGCGGATGCCGCACCGGCAGCCGCCCACGCCGATGTGGTACAGGCGCTGCTGGACCAAGGCTGCCGCATAGTGGCGAAGACCAGCCTGCATGAACTGGCGTTCGGCACCACGGGCATCAATCACTGGACCGGCACCGCGCCGAACCCGCGTTTCCCTGGGCGTATTCCGGGTGGTTCCTCCAGTGGTTCGGCGGCGGCCGTGGCGGCCGGGTTGGCGGATTTTTCCCTGGGGACCGACACAGGCGGTTCGGTGCGCATCCCGGCGTGTTGCTGTGGCGTGTTCGGTTTTAAACCAACGTTCGGGCGGGTCAGCCGGCGCGGGGTGATGCCGGCGCACAGCAGCCTCGATTGCGTTGGCCCGTTTGCCCCGAGCCTGCCGATGCTGGTTACCGCCATGCAAGCCATCGACGTCACCTTCAAACCTGTCTCGGCGCCGGCTTCGCCGCGCCTGGGCATCGTGGCCGTGCAGGCGAGTGCAGCCGTACAGCGCGTGATCGACGCGGCCATCGCCGGCAGCCGGTTGCCGGGCCAAACCCTTGCACTGCCCAGCCTCCAGGCGGCTTATGAGGCCGGCATGGTGGTGATCAACCGCGAGACCTTCGATGCCTGCGGGCACTTGCTGGCAACCGGCAAAGTGGGCGCCGATATCGCCGCGCGCCTGGCCGCCGCCGGCCACACCACGGCTGCGGCACTGGCGCAGGCCGAGCAGGTGCGCGTGCAGTTCAGTGCCGAAGTCGACGCCGCCTTGCAGTTGGTCGACGTGCTGGTGCTGCCGACTATGCCGGACTTACCCCTGACCCTGGCCGAGGCGGGCGACACCCAGGCGGTGCTGGGCATGACCGCCTTCGTGCGCCCGTTCAACCTGTCGGGGCACCCGGCGCTGAGCATTCCGCTGGCCAGTGCCGAGGGCCTGCCGGTCGGCTTGCAACTGGTCGGGGCCAAGGGCGCCGATGAACAACTGCTGGCCATCGCCGGGCGCTTGCTTGAACGCCTTTACGCCGGGCAGGAGGATTGACATGAACACAGCCGCCCCACGCGCCGATCTGGAACAACGCCTGCGCCGTTTTGAAACCCAGGACAGCGCCCGCGCCTGCATGAACCGCTACATGGTGTTGTGTGATGCCCTCGACGCCCACACCCCGCTCGATGAGCTGGCCGGCCTGTTCACCCGGGACGCGGTGTGGGAGGGCAAGGGCGCCAGGTACGCCAAGAGTTTTGGTGGCTACCGTGGGCGCGAGGCCATTGCGGCAATGTTCGCCGGCTACATGAAAACGCCGGCACACTTTGCCCTCAACGTGCACTTCCTCACCAGTGAGCTGATCGAGGTGCGCGACGATGCGGTCATCGGCAGTTGGGTGATGTTGCAGACGTCGACCTTCGCCAGCGGTGCCTCCCATCTCAATGCGGCGCGCCTGACGGTGCGCTTCGCCGAGGAAGATGGGCACTGGCGCATGGCGCATTTCCAGACCGAAAACCTGTTCGGCCGCCCGGTGCAGGCATGGAACAGCGACGCCGAGCTACCGGTGCCCTCAAGCGCTGACGCATAACCCCGTACCCCAAAACAACGCAGACCCCCTGTGGGAGCGGGCTTGCTCGCGAAGGCGGTGTATCAGTCGACTCATGTTGACGTGATACACCGCCTTCGGGAGAAAGCCCGCTCCCATATTTTTGTGTGTAAAAAATAAGTAATTTTTCGCGGGTTTCATGTTTTATACGGGGTGTTTTGTGTGTTTTTTATTGATTAAAAACAAATAGATATAGTTGTTTGTTCCAGTAATTCCCGCTTTTAATTGCGTGATTAGTGGTGTTGTTTAGCGTGATAAATCAATTGACAATTCACGTATTAAGGACCAGATTCACCGCCAACGGCACCCACAAAAACAAAGGTAATCACTATGCCGATCCATCCCGCTCGTTGCGCGTCTCGCCCCATCTCGACCCTGATTTCCTGCCCAGCCCAATACCGTTCCTGACAACGGAGTAAATGTATGCATTCGCTAAAAAAACCAGCGGTGGGTGCGGTGAGTCCGCTTGCCAGTGGCCCCGCTTTCGAAGCGTTGCTCGTCGATGTGCGTGAACGGGCCCGTACCGGTGAATTCGACCGCCAGCGCCATATCTCGCCGGATGTGATCGAAGCCTTCAAGCATCACGGTGTCTACCGGGCGCTGGTGCCCAAGCGCTTTGGTGGCCTGGAGTGTTCGCCGGCCGAGTTCTGCCAACTGATCGAGCGTATTGCCCAGGCTGATGGATCTGCTGGCTGGGTCGCCAGTTTCGGCATGAGCCCGGTCTACCTCGCGGCACTGCCGCCCGCCAGCATTGCCCAGGTGTATGCCGACGGCCCTGACGTGGTGTTCGCCGGCGGCATCTTCCCGCCGCAACCGGCTGAAACGGTCGCGGGCGGCTTTGTGGTCAATGGCCGTTGGAAGTACTCCAGCGGCTCCCTGGGCGCGGACATCGTCGGTGTCGGCATCGCCCCGAAAAGTGGCGATACCTTCGGCCTACCGCGCATTGCGGTGATGCCGCGCAGCGCGATTCGCGTCGAGCAGACCTGGGACACCGTCGGCCTGCTCGGCACCGGCAGCCATGATCTGGTCGCCGACAACGTGCGGGTCGACGAGCAATGGACGTTCGTGCGCGGTGGCCTGCCGAATCTGGACGAGGCGTTTTTCCGCTACCCATCGCTGTCATTCGCCACCCAGGTGCTCTCGGTGGTCGGCCTGGGTGTGGCGCGTGCGGCACTCGATGCGCTGGCGGACATGGCCAGCGGTCGCGTGTCGGTCACCGGCGCCCCGGCGATTGCCGATCGGCCACTGGCCCAGGTCGACATTGCCCGCGCCGAAGCCGAACTGCGCGCCGCGCGTGCGTTTTTCTACGAATCCATCGACCGCGCCTGGGACTACGTGCTGGCCGGCGACGCGGTCCCCGTGGCCGCGACCAACCTGTTGCGGCTGTCGTCGACCCATGCCACCCGCGTCGCCGCTGACGTGGCGCGTACCGCGCAAATGCTCTCGGGCATGAGCGGTGTGTACAACGACAGCCCGCTGGCGCGCTGCGTCAACGATGCCCAAGTGGTCACCCAGCACGCCTTCATGGGCGACATCACCTATCAGAACGCCGGAGCCATGTTCTTCGGCAAACAGCCTCTGCCTGGCTACCTCTAACCATCGAGAACAAAAAAATGAGCGATAAAAAGACCTTGCGCGTGCTGTTCTGCATGGGCATCAACCAGAACTTTTTCGACGCCCCGCGCGATGAGCAATTGCAGGTGTGGGCAGCGTTCAGCGCCATGTGGAACGGTATCCACGACCTCGCCGGGGTCAAGGTGCTGGGCAACATGGATGACGACCAGAGCATGGTCGGGCCGTCCGATGGCTTCCCCTGGACCACCTACCTGCTGGCCGACGTGCCGGACATCGAGACCGTGCATGCCGCGTGCAACCTGTTTCGCAGCACGCCGGTGGGCGATGGCCCTTACAAGCTGTGGCGCTACACCAAGGTTGAAGCCCGGGTTGGGCGCGAGCTGATCATCCAGCGTACTTGATGCCGACGAGGACACTTCCATGAGCAAGTTGATTCCCGCTGTAAACCTCGCCGTAGACCCCGCCGACCTGGTGCAGGCCGACCGCGTCCACACCTCGATGTACACCGACGCGCAACTGTTCGACGCCGAGCTTGAGAAGATTTTCTACAGCACCTGGATCTGGGTCGCCCACGACAGCGAGATACCCGACAACGGCAGCTACAAGACCACCTACGTCGGCAAGCAGCCGGTGATTGTGGTGCGTGATCGCAAGAAAGACGTACACGTGCTGCTCAATCGCTGTCGCCACCGTGGCGCCACGGTGTGCGAACACAAGAAGGGCAAGACCAACAGCTTCGTCTGCCCCTACCACGGTTGGGGCTACGCACTGGATGGATCGCTGCGCGGCGTTCCGCACCCGGAAAGCTACGGCGACTGCATCGACAAGGCCGAGCTGCCGCTGGTCAGCCTGCGCACCGAAAGCTATGCCGGCATGATTTTCGCCACGTTCAAGGACGATATCGAGCCGCTGGAAGACTATCTTGGCGCGGCGAAAAAATGGATGGACCTGTTCATGAAACAGGGCGCCGGCTACGGCATCAAGGTGCCGGGCGAACACCGCTTCCGCTTCCCCGGCAACTGGAAGATCCAACTGGAAAACACCACCGACGCCTACCACTTCCCGCTGGTGCACAAGAGCTTTTTGTCATCGGTGGACGAACAGACCATGGCGCTGTTCGACTTCGTCAAAGGCCCCGGCTACGTCGAAGACCTGGGCAACGGCCACAGCGTGATGGTGATGATTCCCGACCTGATCGACCTCGAGGCCGACCTGGACAAACCGATCCCCGAGCGTTTCGAAGGGCTGGCGGCCGAGCTGCGCGACGAAGGCATCGACGAGCAACAAGTCCGCCGGATCGTGCGTGCGGTCGGTGGTACTGGCTTCAACCTCAACCTGTTTCCCAACGTCGCCTGTTCGATGGCGTTCTTTCGTGTACTGCAACCGATCTCGGTGACCGAGACCGAAATCCACCACGCGGTGATCACCATGGACGGCGGCCCGGCCGTGGCCAACCGTTACCGCCTGCGCCTGCACGAGCACTTCCAGGGCCCGATGGGCTTCGGCACTCCCGACGACTCCGAAGCCTGGGAACGGGTTCAAAAAGGCGCCGGCGCCGGTGAAGACCTGTGGATCATGCTCAATCGCGGCCTGCCCGGCGAGCAGGCCAGTGAGGACGGGCGAGTGTCCGACGTGAGTGCCGAGACCGGCATGCGCGCCGGGTACCAGCAGTGGAAGAAGATGATGTCGGCCTGACCTGTGGAGAACCTTATGAACCTGCAATTACTGCAAGAAGTCACCGCTTTCATCTGGCAGGAAGGCGACATGCTCGACCACGGTGAATACGACGGCTGGTTGAAGATGTGGACCGAAAAGGGCACCTACATCATTCCGATCAACCCGAAGGAAACCGACTTCGAGAACAGCCTTAACTACGCCTACGACGACCACGCCATGCGTGAGCTGCGGGTGCAGCGCCTGACCGGCGGCGAGTCGATCTCCACCAGCCCGCAACCGCGCACGGTGCGCCTGCAATCGCGGTTCCGCGTGCTGGCCGACGACGGCAACCAGGTCAGCGTGCGCTGTGCGCAGAACGTGCGCGAGTTTCGCAAGGAAAGCCTGAAGTTCTACAGCGCCGACCTGACCTACGACCTGATCCGCAGCGACAGCGGTTTCAAGATCCACCGCAAGGTGGTCAGCCTGATTAACAGTGACGATGCCCTCGCCGGTATCGGCTACATCCTCTGAGGCGCGCCGATATGAACCAGATTGCGTTGGTGACGGGCGCGGGGCAGGGCCTGGGGCAGCATTTCTGTGCCAGCCTGCTGCGGGCCGGGTACTCGGTGGTAATCAGCGATCTCAACCTTGAGGCCGCACAAGCCTGCGCCAGGCAGTTGGACCCCGGCGCAGAGCGCACGCTTGCGTTGCAACTGGACGCCGGCAGCAAGGCCGATTTCGAAGCGGCCCTGGACCAGGTGCTGGTGCGCTTCGGCACGCTGCACGTGGTGGTCAATAACGCCGCGGTGACCAAGACCACGCCGTTGCTGCAGATCAGCCCCGAGGAGTTCGACGCCGTGGTGGGCCTGAACCTGCGCAGCGTGTTCCTCGGCTGCCAGGTGTTGGGCGCGTACATGGCCGAGGCCGGCTACGGACGCATCATCAACATGGCGTCCCTGGCCGGGCAGAACGGCGGTACCGCGACCGGCGCGCATTACGCCGCGAGCAAGGGCGGCATCGTCACGTTGACCAAGATCTTCGCCAAGGAATTTGCCGCGCGCGGGGTGACCGTGAACGCGATCGCTCCGGGGCCGATCGAGTCGGCGGCGGTGCGCGCGGCGATCCCGCCCGAACGCCTGCCGGGCCTGCTGGCCAATATTCCGGTGCAGCGTCTTGGCGATGCGGATTTTCTGGGTGACCTGATTGTGCAGTTGGCACGGCCCGAAGCCTATTTCACCACCGGGGCCACCTGGGACGTGAATGGCGGCCTGTTCATGCGCTGACTGATAACGGCCGCCACGGCGGCCTTTGCGAACTCCATGGAATAACGGCCATGACTGAACAACTGTTGGACGTAGTCGTGCGCAAGCGCGAGCTGCAAGGGGACGGCGTTGTCGTCCTGGACCTGACCCGTCGTGACGGCGCGCCGCTGCCGCTGTTCGATGCCGGTGCGCATGTCGACATCCATATCGGCCCGGGGCTGGTGCGCCAGTATTCGCTGTGCAGCGACCCCGCCGACCCGAGCCTGTATCGCCTGGGCGTGCTCAAAGACCCGGCCTCGCGCGGCGGTTCGGTGGGGGTGCACGACACCCTGTTCGAAGGCCGCGAAGTGCAGATCAGCACACCGCGCAACCTGTTCCCGCTGGCGGCGCAGGCGCGGCGTTCGCTGCTGCTGGGCGGCGGCATAGGCATCACGCCGATGATCGCCATGGCCTACGCCCTGCACGCGGCCGGCAAGTCATTCGAACTGCATTACTGCGGGCGTGAGCGCGGCCGCAGTGCCTTTCTCGCAGAGTTGGCCGGCGCGCCGTTTGCTGCGCAGGTGTTCACTCACTTCGATGATGAAGGCGCCGAACAGAAGCTCGACCTGGCCAAGGTGCTGGGCCGTGGCGAGGCCGGCGTGCACCTGTACACCTGCGGCCCCGCCGGTTTCATGGACTGGGTGATCCAGGGCGCGCGCGACCGGGGCTACACCGAGGCGCACATCCACAGGGAGTATTTCCAGGTGGACGTGGACAGCTCGGGCGGCAGTTTCGAAGTGGTGGCCGCCCGCAGTGGCAAGACCGTACAGGTGGCGCAAGGGCAGAGCATTCTCGCCGCGCTGGCGCAGGTCGGCATCAAGATCGAGATTTCCTGCGAGCAGGGCGTGTGCGGTACCTGCCTGTGCGATGTGCTTGAAGGCGAGCCGGACCATCGGGACGTGTACCTCACGGACGAGGAGAAGGCCGGGAATGATCAAATTCTAGTGTGCTGTTCACGCGCCAAATCCAAAAAACTCGTGCTGGATATCTAAGGGGAACGACCATGGTAGACGTAGGCAGCTTTCGCAATGCAATGGCCATGCTGGGCGGTGCCGTGTCGGTGATCACCACCGACGGCGTGGCGGGTCGGTTCGGCTTTACCGCCTCGGCGGTGTGCAGCGTGACCGATTCACCGCCCACGCTGTTGGTGTGCATGAACCGTTCCTCGCATTCCAACGAGCATTTCAAGCGTAACGGTTCGGTGTGCGTGAACACCTTGTGTGGTGATCATCAGCACCTGTCCGGCGCGTTTGCCGACCGCACGCTGACAATGGATGAACGGTTTGCCGTCACCGAGTGGACCACGCTGGAAAGCGGCGCGCCGGTGATGCTCCAAGCGCTGGTGAATTTCGACTGCCGTATCGTGCAGGTACACGAGGTGGGGTCTCACAGTATTTTTTACTGCCAGATCCAGACCATTCGCCAGAGCGGCGCCGACGAGGGGCTGGTGTATTTCAACCGTGCCTACCACCGTCTGGGCCACGCGTCGAAGGCCTGCTGACGGCATTGTTCGAAGGCTGAAAGTTGTGAGTGTCGGTAAAATATTTTATTGACTAAAGAATAATGCCTGGTTAATGATTGCGGCGCATCTGCTCAAACGCAGAGTCATTTCCAGGGTTATGCCATGGGTCAGAAAATCACGCCGTCACTCGCCAGCCTGTATGCCCAGGCTGCGCAATCCTTAGCCGAGCCTCGCTTGGCACCATTACTGATGCAGGGCTTCCCGGCAGAGCCGAATCAGCGGGTAACGTGGGGCAACTGGATGCGCTCGCCCTACAGCCAATGGGGGTTTCGCAACCTGGCGCGCCTGCGCCCCACCATTGATGTGCAGGCCGGCGCGGCGCCTGCCGGTCCACTCAAGGACGCGCCCACGGCACTGGATGCGTTGTACTTCGACAGTGAATGCGGGTTGAGCATCCGTGTCATCGATCATTTGCTGGCCAGCCAGACCGACGCTTTCTTGGTGATGCAGGGCGACACGGTGTTGTTCGAGCGTTACTTCAATGGCCAGCGCGCAGGTGACCGGCACATCATGTTCTCGGTGACCAAGTCGCTGATCGGTACCCTGGGTGAGCAACTGGTCACCCAGGGCGCGCTCAAGCCCCACTTGCCTGCCGCGTACTACGTGCCTGAATTGGCGGGCAGCGCGTTTGGCGATGCCACGGTGCGTCAGCTGTTTGATATGGCGGTGGGCATCGACTACAGCGAGGTGTATGACGATCCCGCTTCAGAGAGCTCGCAATACGGCTATGCCTGCGGCTTCCAACCGGCACCGGCGCAATACACGCGGTACGAGTCCTTGTATCAGTACCTGCCGTCGTTGCAAAAGCGCGGCGCTCATGGGGGCTTTTTCCATTACGTGACCGCGACCACCGAGGCCTTGGCCTGGGTCATGGAGCGCGCTTCGGGCCAGGCGTGCAGCCAGATGCTGGAACAGATCTGGGAGCGCCTGGGTTGCGAGCGCGACGGCTATTTCATGGCCGACCCGTGGGGGCGCAATGTCGCCGGGGCGGGGTTCAGCGCGACCTTGAGAGACATGGCGCGTTTCGGCCGTCTGCTGGCCAATGACGGGCGTCATGAAGGGGTTGAGCTGCTCTCGCCACACACCGTGGCACGTATCGCCGCCGGGGCCGATCCGGCGATCTACGCGCAAAATACCGAGTTCTCCCGCTGGACGCCGGGTGCGTCCTATCGAAGCCAGTGGTACGTATTCAACGACCACAGCCAGGCCTTGATGGCCGGTGGGATCCACGGCCAATACCTGTTCATCGACAAACCGTCCGGCGTGGTGATCGTCAAGCAATCCTCGCTGACCGAGGCGGTCAGCCCGTTCGATGGCGACAGCGTGCGCATGCTGCGCAGCATCGCCGCCCACCTGAGCCACTGATACACGCCAAACAATAAGAGTCTTGCGTTCTATTCACCTGGCTTGGCCAGGTGTTGGCGGCGCGCTGCGTCGCCATTGACTGCCCTGTAACAACAATAATTCCACAGGAGCTTCTTATGGTTTTCACCCAGCGTTTCTCTCGAGCGCTCTTAGCGTTCGGCTTACCCTTGACCACCCATGTCGCGTGGGCGGGCTACACCTTTGAGGACGGTAACCTCAAGGGTGAAGTCAATCTCACGGCGGGCGGCGCGACGTTGTCTACCCGTGGCGTCAACTTCGGCAGTGGCCGTGTCGATGGGCGCAACGGCAAAAATGGCGGCACCCGGATCAACTGGCAAGAGTTCTACGTAAAGCCGGGGGTGAAGCTCGAGTATGCGTTGCAACCCGATTTCAGCCTGCTGGCCGGCGGTTCCCTGGTGGCGGCCACCACCTTCGGCGACGGCGATGCAGGCGGCTTCACCCGCAGCTCCGACGGCAAGG
This region of Pseudomonas asgharzadehiana genomic DNA includes:
- a CDS encoding PDR/VanB family oxidoreductase produces the protein MTEQLLDVVVRKRELQGDGVVVLDLTRRDGAPLPLFDAGAHVDIHIGPGLVRQYSLCSDPADPSLYRLGVLKDPASRGGSVGVHDTLFEGREVQISTPRNLFPLAAQARRSLLLGGGIGITPMIAMAYALHAAGKSFELHYCGRERGRSAFLAELAGAPFAAQVFTHFDDEGAEQKLDLAKVLGRGEAGVHLYTCGPAGFMDWVIQGARDRGYTEAHIHREYFQVDVDSSGGSFEVVAARSGKTVQVAQGQSILAALAQVGIKIEISCEQGVCGTCLCDVLEGEPDHRDVYLTDEEKAGNDQILVCCSRAKSKKLVLDI
- a CDS encoding SDR family NAD(P)-dependent oxidoreductase; amino-acid sequence: MNQIALVTGAGQGLGQHFCASLLRAGYSVVISDLNLEAAQACARQLDPGAERTLALQLDAGSKADFEAALDQVLVRFGTLHVVVNNAAVTKTTPLLQISPEEFDAVVGLNLRSVFLGCQVLGAYMAEAGYGRIINMASLAGQNGGTATGAHYAASKGGIVTLTKIFAKEFAARGVTVNAIAPGPIESAAVRAAIPPERLPGLLANIPVQRLGDADFLGDLIVQLARPEAYFTTGATWDVNGGLFMR
- a CDS encoding serine hydrolase domain-containing protein, giving the protein MGQKITPSLASLYAQAAQSLAEPRLAPLLMQGFPAEPNQRVTWGNWMRSPYSQWGFRNLARLRPTIDVQAGAAPAGPLKDAPTALDALYFDSECGLSIRVIDHLLASQTDAFLVMQGDTVLFERYFNGQRAGDRHIMFSVTKSLIGTLGEQLVTQGALKPHLPAAYYVPELAGSAFGDATVRQLFDMAVGIDYSEVYDDPASESSQYGYACGFQPAPAQYTRYESLYQYLPSLQKRGAHGGFFHYVTATTEALAWVMERASGQACSQMLEQIWERLGCERDGYFMADPWGRNVAGAGFSATLRDMARFGRLLANDGRHEGVELLSPHTVARIAAGADPAIYAQNTEFSRWTPGASYRSQWYVFNDHSQALMAGGIHGQYLFIDKPSGVVIVKQSSLTEAVSPFDGDSVRMLRSIAAHLSH
- a CDS encoding flavin reductase, with translation MVDVGSFRNAMAMLGGAVSVITTDGVAGRFGFTASAVCSVTDSPPTLLVCMNRSSHSNEHFKRNGSVCVNTLCGDHQHLSGAFADRTLTMDERFAVTEWTTLESGAPVMLQALVNFDCRIVQVHEVGSHSIFYCQIQTIRQSGADEGLVYFNRAYHRLGHASKAC
- a CDS encoding aromatic-ring-hydroxylating dioxygenase subunit beta, giving the protein MNLQLLQEVTAFIWQEGDMLDHGEYDGWLKMWTEKGTYIIPINPKETDFENSLNYAYDDHAMRELRVQRLTGGESISTSPQPRTVRLQSRFRVLADDGNQVSVRCAQNVREFRKESLKFYSADLTYDLIRSDSGFKIHRKVVSLINSDDALAGIGYIL